One Lottiidibacillus patelloidae genomic region harbors:
- the cpaB gene encoding Flp pilus assembly protein CpaB, producing the protein MNAKVTLIISLFLGAITTFMFFTYMQKQTPQPVVQEDLQPVIVAKQAISENTIITAEMVEEMLVPTKTVHPNATIDVSAIEGMVAIATIAKGETLLINHLQKVEEEEKFISRKIKEGYRAVALGVNFVQSVSNLIEPEDYVDVIATIKDDKDKLISELILEKVRVLAVDRRMVESDNNIEFAAYSSVTLELKALDAVKAINASERGNIHFIVYSKVNSKVAQ; encoded by the coding sequence ATGAATGCAAAAGTAACATTAATCATTTCACTATTTTTAGGAGCAATAACGACGTTTATGTTTTTTACGTATATGCAAAAACAAACCCCGCAACCAGTAGTGCAAGAAGATCTTCAACCTGTAATCGTAGCCAAACAAGCTATTTCTGAAAATACAATAATAACAGCTGAAATGGTAGAGGAAATGTTAGTTCCTACAAAAACGGTACACCCTAATGCCACTATTGATGTATCTGCGATTGAAGGAATGGTAGCAATAGCTACAATAGCTAAAGGTGAAACTCTATTAATAAACCATCTTCAAAAAGTAGAAGAAGAAGAGAAGTTTATTTCTAGAAAAATTAAAGAAGGGTACAGAGCTGTAGCACTTGGTGTTAACTTTGTACAATCTGTTTCAAACTTAATTGAACCTGAAGATTATGTCGATGTAATTGCAACAATCAAAGATGATAAAGATAAACTTATTTCAGAATTAATCTTAGAAAAAGTTAGAGTACTAGCGGTAGACCGTAGAATGGTAGAATCTGATAATAATATTGAATTTGCTGCTTATAGTTCAGTTACTTTAGAGTTAAAAGCATTAGATGCTGTAAAAGCAATTAATGCAAGTGAAAGAGGTAACATTCACTTCATTGTTTACAGCAAGGTAAATTCAAAAGTTGCACAATAA
- a CDS encoding pilus assembly protein TadG-related protein — protein sequence MKTINNERGGVLVFVVIGMLAMIALTGLVIDGGMLYMEKSHLKKVANAAVLSGAQELKMQDDDENTSEKMIKEIVDDIVAAHNETNSLENCHVYNDQKVIVEMSKQVPLAFSTLFGIDFATVKVRSVAEIGQIGSAYGVAPLGVDESIALNFMQEYKLKVDQTEVDSGNFGILALGGPGAQTYEYNLKYGYPEKVSIGDVIDTQTGNIAGKTRSGVQEKVNACNWSPGMQYSRDCERIILVNVYKPYQVDQNQVKQVQVTGFAYFFITKPMAENDTSVTGMFIKMAGKGEIEAAAKNKGAYGIRLTE from the coding sequence TTGAAAACTATTAATAATGAGCGTGGCGGTGTATTAGTGTTTGTTGTTATCGGCATGCTTGCAATGATTGCGTTAACAGGGTTAGTCATTGATGGAGGCATGTTATATATGGAAAAAAGTCACCTAAAAAAAGTAGCTAATGCCGCCGTTCTATCAGGAGCACAAGAATTAAAAATGCAAGATGATGATGAAAATACGTCAGAAAAAATGATAAAAGAGATTGTTGATGATATCGTTGCAGCTCATAACGAAACAAATAGTCTAGAAAACTGTCACGTTTACAATGATCAAAAAGTAATAGTTGAGATGTCAAAACAAGTTCCTCTAGCATTCTCTACATTGTTTGGGATAGATTTCGCTACTGTCAAAGTAAGGTCCGTAGCGGAAATTGGACAAATAGGAAGCGCTTATGGCGTGGCACCTTTAGGTGTGGATGAATCAATTGCATTAAATTTTATGCAAGAATACAAGCTTAAAGTTGATCAAACCGAAGTTGATTCAGGTAACTTCGGTATTTTGGCACTTGGTGGACCTGGAGCACAAACCTATGAATATAATTTGAAATATGGCTACCCGGAAAAAGTCAGTATTGGTGATGTAATAGACACACAAACTGGTAACATTGCCGGAAAAACGAGATCAGGTGTTCAAGAAAAAGTAAATGCTTGTAATTGGAGTCCAGGAATGCAGTATTCGCGGGATTGTGAACGAATTATTTTAGTTAATGTATACAAGCCATATCAAGTTGATCAAAATCAAGTAAAACAAGTCCAAGTAACAGGATTTGCTTATTTCTTTATTACAAAGCCAATGGCAGAAAATGACACATCAGTAACTGGTATGTTTATTAAAATGGCGGGAAAAGGAGAAATTGAAGCAGCAGCAAAAAACAAAGGTGCTTATGGCATTAGATTGACAGAGTAG
- a CDS encoding TadE family protein codes for MVKNEKGQSIVEFALVIPVMLLLMVGLFDFGRVFYMYTHYHLTSQETVRVAGLGWNDSDVTQFAKNYIHIGEPADLEVTITPNDTNRNSGDYVTVQLKYPATIITPLISSMLPSPFYIETESTIRVE; via the coding sequence ATGGTGAAAAATGAAAAAGGTCAGTCAATCGTAGAATTCGCATTAGTTATACCTGTAATGCTACTTTTAATGGTTGGACTTTTTGATTTTGGACGAGTTTTTTATATGTATACTCACTACCATTTAACTAGTCAAGAAACTGTTCGTGTTGCTGGATTAGGTTGGAACGATAGTGATGTGACACAGTTTGCTAAAAATTACATTCATATTGGAGAGCCAGCGGATTTAGAAGTTACGATTACTCCAAATGACACCAATAGAAACTCTGGTGATTACGTTACAGTGCAACTAAAGTATCCAGCAACAATTATTACTCCATTAATTTCAAGTATGCTACCTTCTCCTTTTTATATTGAAACAGAATCAACAATTAGAGTGGAATGA
- a CDS encoding A24 family peptidase — protein MMITTLILLIILGICVVTDIRERKIYNAVIFPALLLAFIIQGIDHGFVGLKTAGIGFSVGFGLLLIPYFLGGMGAGDVKLLGLIGALKGSSFVMYTAIYMGMIGALMALGIILFRSGAFTAVLYGVHSARNGIKVPIKEGVFNSSYSYPYGVAIAAGALAALALERWIILW, from the coding sequence ATGATGATTACTACATTAATCCTATTAATTATTTTAGGTATATGTGTTGTAACAGATATAAGAGAAAGAAAAATATATAATGCTGTCATTTTCCCAGCATTGCTTCTAGCATTTATCATCCAAGGAATTGACCATGGGTTCGTAGGTTTAAAAACAGCAGGTATAGGTTTCTCGGTCGGCTTTGGCTTACTTTTAATTCCGTATTTCTTAGGTGGAATGGGTGCTGGCGATGTTAAACTTTTAGGTCTTATTGGTGCATTAAAGGGTTCTAGTTTTGTGATGTACACTGCAATCTATATGGGAATGATCGGAGCATTAATGGCACTAGGTATTATATTATTTCGTAGTGGTGCATTTACAGCAGTTTTATATGGTGTTCATAGTGCCAGAAATGGAATTAAAGTACCTATTAAAGAAGGAGTTTTTAATTCATCCTATTCTTATCCTTATGGGGTGGCAATTGCTGCAGGAGCACTTGCAGCATTGGCGCTTGAAAGATGGATTATATTATGGTGA
- a CDS encoding AAA family ATPase: METLNENMAGKRGQMIVVGGAKGGVGKTILSVNLSVALAKRSVKVCIIDGDFQFGDVNLAMDIQETFTIKDAIEAIGTLDVINMSSYLTQHNSGVNVLVAPDRPEYADMITDENLTKITSLLLDIYDYVIVDTGVGFHENSLPFIERADKLLLVTNLEMATIKNTKRMKETLDMLGYSNKIEYIINRSTMESVLNAENVAEILGTENPYLVPNDFKYVSQSFNMGTPIVSGRATNVVAKAIFKMAEQIASKRGPQRIKQKKRLFGIR; the protein is encoded by the coding sequence ATGGAGACGCTAAATGAAAATATGGCTGGCAAAAGAGGGCAGATGATCGTAGTCGGCGGTGCTAAAGGTGGTGTCGGAAAAACGATTTTATCTGTAAATTTATCGGTTGCACTTGCGAAACGATCAGTAAAAGTATGTATTATTGATGGTGATTTTCAATTTGGTGATGTCAATTTAGCGATGGATATTCAAGAAACTTTTACAATTAAAGATGCAATTGAAGCAATTGGAACACTAGATGTAATCAATATGTCTTCCTACTTAACCCAACATAATAGTGGTGTCAATGTTTTAGTTGCACCAGATCGTCCTGAATATGCAGATATGATTACAGATGAAAACCTTACTAAAATTACGTCACTTTTGTTAGATATTTATGACTATGTCATTGTTGATACTGGCGTAGGTTTTCATGAAAATAGTTTGCCGTTTATTGAAAGGGCAGACAAACTTTTATTGGTAACTAATTTAGAAATGGCTACAATTAAAAATACGAAGCGAATGAAAGAAACACTTGATATGCTTGGATATTCTAACAAAATAGAATACATTATTAACCGTTCGACAATGGAAAGTGTCCTAAATGCAGAGAATGTTGCAGAAATATTAGGAACGGAAAATCCTTACCTCGTGCCAAATGATTTTAAATATGTATCTCAATCATTTAATATGGGTACGCCTATTGTGTCTGGAAGAGCAACCAATGTTGTTGCTAAGGCAATTTTCAAGATGGCTGAACAAATTGCATCAAAGCGAGGGCCACAGCGAATAAAGCAAAAGAAGCGGTTATTTGGAATAAGGTAA
- a CDS encoding CpaF family protein, whose translation MKLLDRIQAKNKPIENKEVEQNNPTQIPPKNETVNVAKTIEKVAKSNTTTKTDESKQQQLLLKQNELKNRLHKEIINQSKDNDLEAIVPQIDQMAIEMIKEDDTFRGIERKKVVDDLINDITGFGPINPLLLDPDVSEVMVNGPNMVYAERKGKLTLTNVNFRDDEHVLQVIEKIVSPIGRRIDESSPMVDARLPDGSRVNAIIPPLALNGPTITIRKFSEDPFKIDDLVGFGTLTEEMGQFLDACVKAHLNMFVSGGTGSGKTTTLNVLSSFIPNDERIITIEDAAELQLGQDHVVSLESRPANIEGKGEISIRDLVKNSLRMRPDRIVIGEVRGGEALDMLQAMNTGHDGSLATGHSNSPRDMISRLETMVLMAGIDLPIKAIREQIAGAIDVIIQQSRLKDGSRKITNITEVQGLEGDVIVLQDIFAFKQEGVTPEGKVIGRLMPTGVRPKFYERLESSGLHIPPSVFINGTEWDK comes from the coding sequence ATGAAATTACTTGATCGAATACAAGCGAAAAATAAACCTATTGAGAACAAGGAAGTTGAACAAAATAATCCTACTCAAATCCCTCCGAAGAACGAAACTGTTAATGTAGCAAAAACGATAGAAAAAGTAGCGAAAAGTAATACGACTACTAAAACGGACGAGAGTAAACAACAGCAGTTGCTATTAAAGCAGAATGAGTTAAAAAACCGCCTCCATAAAGAAATCATTAATCAATCAAAAGACAATGATTTAGAAGCAATAGTTCCACAGATTGATCAAATGGCAATTGAAATGATTAAGGAAGACGACACATTTAGAGGTATAGAACGAAAAAAAGTAGTAGATGACTTAATAAATGATATTACTGGTTTTGGACCGATTAATCCGCTTCTTCTTGACCCGGATGTATCAGAAGTGATGGTAAATGGACCAAATATGGTTTATGCAGAAAGAAAAGGAAAGTTAACGTTGACGAATGTAAATTTCCGCGATGATGAACATGTTCTTCAAGTCATTGAAAAAATCGTTTCACCAATTGGTAGAAGGATTGATGAGAGTAGCCCGATGGTTGATGCCCGTCTTCCAGACGGATCTCGTGTTAATGCAATTATTCCTCCATTAGCCTTAAACGGTCCAACAATAACAATTAGAAAGTTCTCTGAAGACCCATTTAAGATTGATGATTTAGTTGGTTTTGGCACATTAACAGAAGAAATGGGACAATTTCTAGATGCTTGTGTAAAAGCTCACTTAAATATGTTTGTCAGTGGAGGAACAGGTTCTGGAAAAACGACTACATTAAATGTTTTGTCTTCATTTATTCCAAATGATGAACGAATTATAACAATTGAGGATGCTGCGGAGCTTCAATTAGGACAAGACCATGTTGTTTCACTAGAATCAAGACCTGCAAATATTGAAGGAAAAGGCGAAATATCAATTCGAGACCTTGTTAAAAACTCCTTACGGATGCGTCCTGACCGAATTGTAATAGGTGAGGTCCGTGGTGGAGAAGCTCTTGATATGTTACAAGCAATGAATACTGGACATGATGGTTCATTAGCCACCGGTCACTCAAATAGTCCACGTGATATGATTTCACGATTAGAAACGATGGTGTTGATGGCTGGAATTGATCTCCCGATAAAGGCAATTCGTGAACAAATTGCAGGTGCAATTGATGTCATCATTCAACAAAGTAGATTAAAAGATGGGTCGAGAAAAATTACAAACATAACTGAAGTTCAAGGGCTTGAAGGTGATGTCATTGTGTTGCAAGATATATTTGCATTTAAACAAGAAGGCGTGACACCTGAAGGGAAGGTTATTGGTAGGTTAATGCCGACGGGTGTTCGTCCTAAATTTTACGAACGATTAGAAAGTTCAGGTCTTCATATACCACCGAGTGTGTTTATTAATGGAACGGAGTGGGATAAGTGA